The following are from one region of the Polynucleobacter sp. MWH-CaK5 genome:
- a CDS encoding TerC family protein, whose product MDFMSIDAIWAVLAIILIDLVLAGDNALVIGMAANRLPPHLRKKAIFWGTFGAIAIRFISVAIITYLMMLPGLRLVGGIALVWIGWKLAFQDDHEEVKAADTFWSAITTIVIADAVMGVDNALGIAAAANGNWGFIIMGLLISIPVVIFGSSMVTKILDRWPNAVFIGGFVLFAVSVQMVLKEILFVDYLAGVDPWILKLSPWMFAIALTAIQFKLSKKSSKKAAVTI is encoded by the coding sequence ATGGATTTCATGTCCATTGATGCTATTTGGGCTGTTTTGGCGATTATTCTCATCGACCTAGTGCTCGCAGGAGACAACGCTTTAGTGATTGGTATGGCAGCGAATCGATTGCCACCACATTTGCGTAAAAAAGCAATTTTCTGGGGCACCTTTGGCGCCATCGCGATTCGTTTTATTTCTGTCGCCATCATCACTTACCTCATGATGCTTCCTGGTTTAAGACTTGTGGGCGGCATTGCTTTGGTATGGATTGGTTGGAAGTTAGCCTTCCAGGACGACCACGAAGAAGTTAAAGCGGCCGATACGTTTTGGTCAGCCATTACAACCATCGTGATTGCAGATGCTGTCATGGGTGTTGATAACGCCTTGGGTATTGCCGCAGCTGCAAACGGTAATTGGGGCTTCATCATCATGGGATTGTTGATCAGTATCCCAGTGGTTATTTTCGGTTCTAGCATGGTGACCAAGATTTTGGATCGTTGGCCGAACGCTGTTTTTATCGGTGGCTTTGTTCTGTTTGCCGTATCTGTTCAAATGGTTTTGAAAGAGATCTTGTTCGTTGACTACCTTGCAGGTGTAGATCCTTGGATACTCAAACTATCTCCATGGATGTTTGCTATTGCATTGACAGCAATTCAGTTCAAGCTATCTAAGAAGTCGAGTAAAAAAGCTGCAGTGACTATTTAA
- the queA gene encoding tRNA preQ1(34) S-adenosylmethionine ribosyltransferase-isomerase QueA produces the protein MRLSDFNYNLPPELIAQNPLPNRTASRLLVLENHAADIVIKDQQFTDLIDLLNPNDLLVFNDTKVIPARLFGKKESGGAVEVFLERITGETTAVAQIRASKSPKPGNKIILGSDDEPFEIEVMGRPDDSDNRFYEIKFSSPCLSLLEKHGQLPLPPYITHEANADDLERYQTVVAKNPGAVAAPTAGLHFDQATLDKVMAKGIKYTTLTLHVGAGTFTPVRTEDLSEHKMHSEWFSIPTETQELIKQTKSAGGKVIAVGTTSLRALESSAAFGIQEGETKLFITPGYEFKVIDQLITNFHLPCSTLLMLVSAFAGVEPIRKAYDHAIQQQYRFFSYGDAMLLTRQ, from the coding sequence ATGCGTCTTTCAGACTTTAATTACAACCTGCCGCCCGAGTTAATTGCTCAAAACCCACTACCGAATAGAACGGCTAGCAGGTTACTCGTTCTGGAAAATCATGCTGCAGACATCGTCATTAAAGATCAACAATTCACTGATTTGATTGATTTGTTAAATCCCAATGACTTATTGGTATTCAATGATACAAAAGTTATCCCAGCCCGTTTGTTTGGCAAAAAGGAATCTGGTGGCGCTGTTGAAGTCTTCTTAGAAAGAATCACTGGTGAAACCACAGCGGTTGCCCAAATCAGAGCTTCAAAATCACCAAAACCTGGCAACAAGATCATCTTGGGTAGCGATGATGAGCCTTTTGAAATAGAAGTCATGGGTCGCCCTGATGACTCAGACAATCGCTTCTATGAGATTAAATTCTCATCCCCATGTTTATCCCTGCTAGAAAAACACGGACAACTACCACTACCTCCCTACATCACCCATGAAGCAAATGCTGATGATTTAGAACGCTACCAAACCGTCGTAGCCAAAAATCCTGGTGCAGTTGCTGCCCCAACCGCAGGCCTTCACTTTGATCAAGCAACTTTAGACAAGGTCATGGCCAAGGGAATCAAATACACCACCCTCACCTTGCACGTTGGTGCTGGAACCTTCACGCCTGTTAGAACTGAAGATTTATCTGAACACAAAATGCACAGTGAGTGGTTTTCTATTCCAACAGAAACACAAGAACTCATCAAGCAAACCAAATCGGCAGGTGGAAAAGTGATTGCGGTGGGCACCACCAGTTTGAGAGCTCTTGAGTCATCAGCTGCATTTGGCATCCAAGAGGGTGAAACAAAATTGTTCATTACCCCAGGTTATGAATTCAAAGTGATTGATCAATTGATCACTAACTTTCACTTACCCTGCTCAACCTTGCTCATGTTGGTCAGCGCCTTTGCTGGGGTAGAGCCCATCAGAAAAGCTTATGATCATGCCATTCAACAACAATATCGCTTCTTCAGCTATGGCGATGCAATGCTACTCACACGTCAATGA
- the secD gene encoding protein translocase subunit SecD: MNRYPLWKYLVIVIALVIGALYTLPNFFGEAPAVQISAGKVTVKIDGNMQERIADILKSAQIEPKGIQFERIGANGTIKIRLANTDTQLKAKDVLQKSLNPDSNDQSYVIALNLISNTPAWLSSMGAMPMYLGLDLRGGVHFLLQVDMRGALQKKLESLSTDTRSQLREKGLRHSGIERQGDTIIVRFSKQEDAASARTLLNTNLQSLDFNVEKSADGFKLVGQFKDSAIKEVQENAVKQNITTLHNRVNELGVAEPVIQQQGQDRIIVQLPGVQDTARAKDIIGRTATLESRLADPVKTYLLSGELPPPGSDVFKMGDGRQVVFKKSVIFSGDRITSASAGFDSNQRPAVNITLDSAGGRVMQEITRENIGKPMGMILFEKGRGEVLTVATIQSEFGAKFQITGQPSTDSANDLALLLRAGSLAAPMEIIEERTIGPSLGAENISMGFNSVIYGFIAIAIFMIAYYLLFGVFSVLALSVNLFLLVAVLSMLQATLTLPGIAAMALALGMAIDSNVLINERIREELRAGATPQAAIATGFEKAWGTILDSNITTLIAGIALLAFGSGPVRGFAVVHSLGILTSMFSAVFFARGLANLWYGRKKKLDKLSIGQVWRPTE; encoded by the coding sequence ATGAACCGTTACCCGCTGTGGAAATACCTCGTCATCGTTATAGCGCTTGTTATTGGAGCCCTATACACTCTTCCTAACTTTTTCGGAGAGGCCCCGGCAGTACAAATCTCAGCGGGTAAAGTCACTGTAAAGATTGACGGCAATATGCAAGAGCGCATTGCCGACATCTTAAAAAGCGCACAAATTGAACCAAAAGGTATCCAGTTTGAACGCATTGGTGCTAACGGCACAATCAAGATTCGTCTTGCCAACACCGATACTCAATTAAAAGCCAAGGATGTTTTACAAAAATCCTTGAACCCAGATAGCAATGATCAAAGTTATGTCATTGCCCTCAATCTAATCTCTAATACACCAGCATGGCTCAGCTCTATGGGCGCAATGCCAATGTACCTAGGTCTTGACCTAAGAGGCGGCGTTCACTTCCTTTTGCAAGTGGACATGAGGGGCGCATTACAAAAGAAATTAGAAAGCTTGAGCACTGATACTCGCTCACAGCTTCGTGAAAAAGGTTTACGTCACTCTGGCATCGAGCGTCAGGGTGACACAATTATTGTTAGATTCTCAAAGCAAGAAGACGCAGCAAGTGCCAGAACTTTACTGAACACCAATTTACAGAGTCTTGACTTCAATGTTGAGAAGTCTGCTGACGGATTTAAATTGGTCGGCCAATTCAAAGACTCTGCGATCAAAGAAGTTCAAGAAAATGCTGTCAAACAAAACATCACCACCCTTCACAATCGTGTGAATGAATTAGGTGTGGCAGAACCAGTGATTCAACAGCAAGGTCAAGACAGAATCATTGTGCAATTGCCAGGCGTTCAAGATACAGCCAGAGCAAAAGACATCATCGGACGTACAGCAACACTTGAGTCTCGCTTAGCAGACCCAGTTAAAACCTATTTACTATCTGGCGAATTGCCACCTCCTGGCTCTGATGTTTTCAAGATGGGTGATGGTCGTCAAGTTGTCTTTAAGAAGTCAGTGATTTTTAGTGGCGACCGAATCACCAGCGCCTCAGCAGGCTTTGATTCAAATCAACGCCCAGCCGTGAACATTACCTTGGACTCTGCTGGTGGACGTGTGATGCAAGAAATCACTCGTGAGAACATTGGCAAGCCAATGGGCATGATTCTTTTTGAAAAGGGTCGCGGCGAAGTATTAACAGTTGCAACGATTCAAAGCGAATTTGGCGCAAAGTTCCAAATCACTGGCCAGCCAAGTACTGACAGCGCGAATGATCTAGCTCTATTGTTGCGCGCAGGTTCATTGGCCGCTCCAATGGAAATTATTGAAGAAAGAACCATTGGCCCTAGCTTGGGTGCTGAAAATATTTCAATGGGCTTTAACTCAGTGATTTATGGATTTATCGCGATTGCGATATTCATGATTGCCTACTACCTGCTATTTGGTGTTTTCTCTGTTTTAGCCTTATCGGTCAACTTATTCTTATTGGTGGCAGTACTTTCAATGCTGCAAGCCACATTAACTCTTCCAGGTATTGCGGCGATGGCTCTTGCTTTGGGTATGGCAATTGACTCCAACGTTTTGATCAACGAGCGTATTCGTGAAGAGTTGCGTGCAGGTGCTACCCCACAGGCTGCCATTGCAACTGGCTTTGAAAAAGCTTGGGGAACCATCCTTGACTCAAACATCACCACCCTGATCGCTGGTATCGCCTTGTTAGCCTTCGGCTCTGGTCCAGTGAGAGGTTTTGCTGTTGTTCACAGTTTGGGCATCCTTACATCGATGTTCTCTGCGGTATTTTTCGCAAGAGGCCTTGCCAATCTTTGGTACGGTCGCAAGAAAAAACTCGATAAATTATCAATTGGCCAAGTTTGGCGCCCTACTGAATAA
- the secF gene encoding protein translocase subunit SecF has product MEFFRIRRDIPFMRHALVLNAISAITFLAAIFFLATKGLHLSVEFTGGTVMEISYQQAAPLNTIRADLNKLGYEDVQVQNFGSSKDVLIRLPLQRNAEGAAISSSQQSNQVLDTLKASNADVTLKRVEFVGPQVGKELATDGLLALLFVILGIVIYLSIRFEWKFALAGILANLHDVVIILGFFALFQWEFSLSVLAAVLAVLGYSVNESVVIFDRIRENFRKYRKMEVSAVIDNAITSTTSRTIITHGSTQMMVLAMLLFGGPTLYYFSLALTIGILFGIYSSVFVAAALAMWFGIKREDLVAAETKAAATTGKSDDPNFGAQV; this is encoded by the coding sequence ATGGAATTTTTTCGTATCCGCCGTGACATTCCCTTTATGCGCCATGCCTTGGTGCTAAATGCAATTTCCGCGATCACTTTTCTAGCCGCCATCTTTTTCTTAGCCACCAAAGGCTTGCATCTATCTGTTGAGTTCACAGGTGGAACAGTCATGGAAATCAGCTACCAACAAGCGGCTCCTTTAAACACCATCAGAGCAGACTTGAATAAGCTTGGCTATGAAGATGTGCAAGTTCAAAACTTTGGCAGCTCAAAGGACGTTTTGATTCGCTTGCCACTCCAAAGAAATGCTGAAGGCGCAGCCATCTCATCTTCACAGCAAAGTAATCAAGTACTTGATACGCTTAAAGCATCAAATGCTGACGTTACTTTAAAGCGCGTTGAGTTCGTAGGACCTCAAGTAGGTAAAGAATTGGCAACAGATGGCTTATTGGCTCTTCTGTTCGTTATTCTAGGTATCGTTATTTACCTATCGATTCGTTTCGAGTGGAAGTTTGCTTTGGCAGGTATTTTGGCCAACCTTCACGACGTTGTGATCATTTTGGGATTCTTTGCTTTATTCCAATGGGAATTCTCTCTATCAGTTTTAGCAGCGGTTCTTGCGGTCCTTGGATACTCAGTAAACGAGTCTGTGGTTATTTTTGACCGCATCAGAGAAAACTTCCGCAAGTACAGAAAAATGGAAGTATCTGCAGTGATCGATAACGCCATCACCAGCACCACCAGCAGAACGATCATCACTCATGGCAGTACACAGATGATGGTTTTAGCCATGTTGCTATTTGGCGGTCCAACGCTTTACTACTTCTCTTTGGCTCTGACCATCGGTATCTTGTTTGGTATTTATTCTTCAGTATTCGTTGCTGCAGCCTTAGCGATGTGGTTTGGTATCAAGCGTGAAGATCTTGTGGCTGCTGAAACAAAAGCCGCTGCAACTACTGGCAAATCTGATGACCCTAACTTTGGGGCTCAAGTTTAA
- the tgt gene encoding tRNA guanosine(34) transglycosylase Tgt, producing MNSFNFKLLKKDSRTHARRGELTLTHGKVQTPIFMPVGTYGTVKGMTPRDLEEAAAQIVLGNTFHLWLRPGLDVIGKHQGLHDFMGWKKPILTDSGGFQVFSLGALRKITEEGVAFASPVNGDKLFMSPEISMDIQAVLNSDIAMQFDECTPYETNGITTDEKTAKNSLELSLRWGERSIRRFRELNTGNALFGIVQGGMFEHLRDVSLDGVANQDFDGIAIGGLSVGEPKPEFERILSHIGPKLPENKPHYLMGVGTPEDLVLGVSQGIDMFDCVMPTRNARNGWLFTRFGDLKLRNAAFKDDTRPLDASCGCYTCRNFSRAYLHHLQKTNEILGAQLNTIHNIHYYINLMSEIRQSLDEDLFPEFIEEFHKNRALGVLETTG from the coding sequence ATGAATTCATTTAACTTCAAACTTCTCAAAAAAGATTCTCGAACGCATGCCCGCCGAGGCGAGCTAACCCTCACGCATGGCAAAGTTCAAACCCCTATTTTTATGCCGGTTGGCACCTACGGCACGGTCAAAGGAATGACACCACGAGACCTCGAGGAAGCGGCTGCGCAAATCGTTCTTGGCAACACCTTTCATCTATGGCTAAGACCTGGTCTTGATGTGATCGGTAAGCATCAAGGCTTACATGACTTCATGGGTTGGAAAAAGCCTATCTTGACAGATTCTGGTGGTTTTCAGGTATTCAGCTTAGGTGCTTTGAGAAAAATCACAGAAGAAGGCGTTGCCTTTGCGTCTCCAGTGAATGGCGACAAGTTATTCATGTCCCCTGAAATCTCAATGGATATCCAAGCGGTATTGAACAGTGACATTGCGATGCAATTTGATGAGTGCACCCCTTACGAAACTAATGGCATCACCACTGACGAAAAAACTGCTAAGAACTCACTAGAACTATCACTCAGATGGGGTGAGCGTTCTATCCGCAGATTCAGAGAACTCAATACAGGCAATGCTTTGTTTGGAATCGTGCAAGGCGGGATGTTTGAACACCTCAGAGACGTTTCTTTGGATGGGGTCGCCAATCAAGATTTTGACGGTATTGCCATTGGCGGCCTATCAGTGGGAGAGCCAAAACCAGAATTTGAAAGAATTTTGAGCCACATTGGCCCCAAGCTACCTGAAAACAAACCTCATTATTTGATGGGCGTTGGCACCCCTGAAGATTTGGTTTTAGGTGTGAGCCAAGGCATTGATATGTTTGACTGCGTGATGCCAACCAGAAACGCAAGAAATGGTTGGTTATTCACCCGATTTGGCGACTTAAAGCTCAGAAATGCAGCCTTCAAAGACGATACCCGCCCTTTGGATGCAAGCTGTGGCTGCTACACCTGCCGCAACTTTTCAAGAGCCTATTTGCACCATTTACAAAAAACCAACGAGATCCTTGGGGCACAGCTCAACACGATTCATAACATCCACTATTACATCAATCTAATGAGCGAAATTAGGCAATCCTTAGATGAGGACCTATTCCCTGAATTTATTGAGGAATTTCATAAAAATAGAGCTTTGGGCGTCCTTGAGACTACAGGGTAA
- the yajC gene encoding preprotein translocase subunit YajC, protein MLISNAYAQTAGAESGGLMGFLPLVLMFVVLYFVMIRPQMKRQKEVRNMLEALAVGDEVVTVGGLMGKVTTLKDPYVTVELLPGTEVKMQKNAITAVLPKGTIKEI, encoded by the coding sequence ATGTTGATCAGTAACGCATATGCACAGACAGCCGGAGCAGAATCTGGTGGATTAATGGGTTTTTTACCTTTGGTATTGATGTTTGTCGTTTTATATTTTGTGATGATTCGTCCACAAATGAAACGTCAAAAAGAAGTTAGAAACATGCTTGAAGCATTAGCAGTTGGCGATGAAGTTGTGACTGTTGGCGGCCTGATGGGTAAAGTAACCACCCTAAAAGATCCGTATGTAACAGTTGAGTTGCTACCTGGAACAGAAGTAAAGATGCAAAAGAATGCAATTACAGCTGTTTTGCCAAAAGGCACGATCAAAGAAATCTAA
- a CDS encoding 3-deoxy-D-manno-octulosonic acid transferase — translation MTSAGHAPMSVSQRLWLGLYQFVWYLALPLALARLLWKGRMQQGYREHINERLGLSWPISGATPRIWVHAVSVGETRAAAPLIDTLIQSGEKILLTHMTPTGRDTGRQLFAEHIASGQLVQSYLPYDIHWAVDSFYRYFSIKVGLIMETEVWPRLILSARQKSLPVILINARLSERSARRIGRFSNFARLIYQSFTKILAQTSLDAKRYGSLGLSNMMVTGNLKFDVLPHLEQIEHALALKKQLTHQVQIVCAASTRDGEESLIIEAWQKFLKTKESASDAQLFCLLIVPRHPQRFDDVFTQLQSIFPKVLRRSSLGDQEFTDAINQGGVILGDSMGEMSFYYALSDIVIMGGSLLPLGGQNFIEACALGRPIILGEHTFNFQQASADVIDSRAAIRIADIDDLVKAMDLLLTNHQVKEEMSTNALDFANQHTGATKKIVAVVRETLS, via the coding sequence ATGACGTCTGCAGGTCATGCCCCAATGAGTGTCAGTCAACGACTATGGTTGGGGCTTTACCAATTTGTTTGGTATCTGGCCTTGCCCTTGGCGCTTGCTCGTTTGCTATGGAAGGGCAGGATGCAACAAGGCTACAGAGAGCACATCAATGAGCGCTTGGGCTTGTCTTGGCCCATCAGCGGAGCAACTCCACGTATTTGGGTACACGCAGTATCAGTGGGTGAAACAAGAGCGGCTGCTCCATTGATTGATACCTTGATCCAGAGTGGCGAAAAGATCTTATTGACTCATATGACGCCTACTGGAAGAGATACTGGGCGCCAGTTGTTTGCCGAGCACATTGCCTCTGGCCAATTGGTGCAAAGCTATCTCCCCTACGATATTCATTGGGCTGTTGATTCTTTCTACCGATACTTTTCAATCAAAGTTGGTTTGATCATGGAGACCGAGGTTTGGCCAAGATTGATTTTGTCTGCTCGTCAAAAGTCTTTACCGGTCATTCTTATCAATGCCAGATTGTCTGAGCGCAGCGCACGTCGCATTGGGCGCTTTTCAAATTTCGCTCGATTAATTTATCAGTCGTTCACAAAAATTTTGGCTCAAACAAGTTTGGATGCCAAGCGTTATGGTTCTCTGGGCTTAAGCAACATGATGGTCACGGGTAATTTGAAGTTTGATGTACTGCCTCATCTTGAGCAGATTGAACATGCCTTAGCTTTAAAGAAGCAACTGACTCATCAGGTTCAAATTGTTTGTGCAGCCAGCACCAGAGATGGTGAAGAATCATTGATCATTGAGGCATGGCAAAAGTTTCTTAAGACCAAAGAAAGTGCCAGTGATGCCCAACTTTTTTGTTTATTAATTGTGCCAAGGCATCCACAGCGTTTTGATGATGTTTTTACTCAATTACAGTCAATCTTTCCAAAGGTCTTGCGTCGATCAAGCCTCGGTGATCAAGAATTTACTGACGCCATTAATCAAGGTGGAGTGATACTTGGCGACTCGATGGGGGAGATGAGTTTTTATTACGCCTTATCTGACATTGTGATCATGGGCGGAAGTTTGTTGCCTTTGGGTGGTCAAAATTTCATTGAAGCATGTGCATTGGGTCGTCCAATCATATTGGGCGAGCACACCTTTAATTTTCAGCAAGCGAGTGCAGATGTGATTGATTCTAGGGCTGCGATTCGAATTGCCGATATTGATGATTTGGTGAAAGCCATGGATTTGCTATTGACCAATCATCAAGTCAAAGAAGAAATGAGTACCAATGCTCTAGATTTTGCGAATCAACACACAGGCGCCACCAAAAAGATCGTCGCAGTTGTTCGGGAAACCCTTTCCTAG
- the recG gene encoding ATP-dependent DNA helicase RecG, whose product MTKKASSPSLEKLGLHSSLDCVLHLPIRYEDETKLSTIAQAIGTFGGLTFQVQGVVIKQEVLFRPRRQLLVVIRDEHGDELFLRWLNFYPSQQKQMAVGVNLRVRGEIRDGFYGPEMVHPGVKAVSPDTPLPSTLTPVYSTVAGVGQHVIRQAISKAFKDDELQSHLKDLLPKEVMASTFVGLEIPSLWSALNTLHQPGKSDDLAAIQDRHHPAWRRVQIEELLAQQLSLLQAREKRLARQAVRMSEKAVKGGVLEKFLKQLPFQLTNAQQQSWLDILKDLGESYPMNRLLQGDVGSGKTVVATLAALHCIDHGYQAAIMAPTEILAEQHYRKLKTWLEPLGVKIAWLTGSLKAKEKREAQELICNGEAQLVIGTHALIQEGVEFARLGFAVIDEQHRFGVKQRLRLQQKIDDVEVDCHQLMMSATPIPRTLAMTFYADLEVSVINELPPGRTPIVTKLVKNERRQELVSGLVSELNKGRQVYWVCPLIEESEVLQLKTAVETHAALQEALPGVAIGLVHGRLKGAEKNAVMQAFAAGDIQVLVATTVIEVGVDVPNASLMIIEHAERFGYSQLHQLRGRVGRGSAESVCILLYGPELSMAAKERLQTLKETQDGFVIAERDLALRGPGELLGSKQSGDAMLRFIDLQKESWLIEKTQELAKQLLNSHPEIAQEHLLRWLGNRAEYLKA is encoded by the coding sequence ATGACCAAAAAAGCCAGTTCACCTTCATTAGAAAAGCTAGGATTGCACTCCAGCTTGGACTGCGTTTTACATCTACCTATTCGTTATGAGGACGAAACCAAATTATCAACGATTGCCCAGGCTATTGGTACTTTTGGTGGATTGACCTTTCAGGTTCAGGGGGTAGTGATCAAGCAGGAGGTTTTGTTCCGTCCCAGAAGGCAATTATTGGTGGTGATCAGGGATGAACATGGTGATGAGTTATTTCTGAGATGGTTGAACTTTTACCCCAGCCAGCAAAAGCAAATGGCGGTTGGTGTTAATTTGAGGGTTCGGGGTGAAATCAGAGATGGGTTTTATGGCCCTGAGATGGTTCACCCAGGTGTTAAAGCAGTGAGCCCTGACACCCCCTTGCCAAGCACCTTGACGCCCGTTTATTCAACCGTGGCAGGTGTTGGTCAGCATGTGATTCGCCAAGCCATCAGCAAGGCCTTTAAAGATGATGAATTGCAGTCACATTTAAAAGATCTTTTGCCTAAAGAAGTCATGGCAAGCACTTTTGTTGGTTTGGAAATTCCAAGTTTGTGGAGCGCTCTGAATACCCTGCATCAGCCAGGCAAGTCTGATGATTTGGCAGCGATTCAGGATCGTCATCATCCTGCTTGGAGACGGGTTCAAATAGAGGAGTTGCTGGCTCAGCAGTTATCTCTTTTGCAGGCTCGTGAAAAGCGTTTGGCTCGTCAAGCGGTGCGCATGAGCGAGAAGGCCGTCAAAGGTGGCGTGCTGGAGAAATTTTTAAAGCAATTGCCTTTTCAATTGACCAATGCTCAACAGCAATCTTGGCTGGATATTTTGAAAGACTTGGGCGAGTCATATCCAATGAACAGGCTTTTGCAAGGAGATGTTGGTAGTGGCAAAACGGTGGTGGCCACTTTGGCTGCTTTGCATTGCATTGATCATGGCTATCAAGCAGCGATCATGGCGCCAACAGAAATACTCGCAGAACAACACTACCGCAAATTAAAAACTTGGCTTGAGCCTTTGGGTGTGAAGATCGCTTGGTTGACGGGCTCTCTGAAGGCCAAAGAAAAGCGAGAGGCTCAAGAGCTGATTTGTAATGGTGAGGCTCAGTTAGTGATTGGAACTCACGCCTTGATTCAAGAGGGTGTTGAATTCGCAAGATTAGGGTTTGCGGTGATTGATGAGCAACATCGATTTGGGGTCAAGCAGCGTTTACGTTTACAGCAAAAGATTGATGATGTTGAAGTTGATTGTCATCAGTTGATGATGTCTGCAACGCCGATACCAAGAACACTGGCGATGACTTTTTATGCTGACCTAGAGGTGTCTGTCATCAATGAATTGCCACCTGGCAGAACTCCGATTGTCACCAAGCTGGTTAAAAACGAACGTCGTCAAGAGTTGGTCTCGGGTTTGGTGTCTGAATTAAATAAAGGGCGCCAAGTGTATTGGGTGTGTCCTTTGATTGAAGAGTCTGAGGTCTTGCAATTAAAGACAGCGGTAGAGACTCATGCGGCGCTTCAAGAGGCTTTGCCTGGGGTCGCCATTGGTTTGGTGCATGGTCGCTTAAAGGGGGCTGAGAAAAATGCTGTCATGCAAGCATTTGCTGCAGGCGATATCCAGGTATTGGTGGCCACCACTGTGATTGAGGTGGGGGTTGATGTGCCAAATGCCTCATTGATGATCATTGAGCATGCAGAAAGATTTGGTTACTCGCAACTTCATCAATTAAGGGGTCGAGTTGGGCGAGGTTCAGCAGAGTCCGTGTGTATTTTGTTGTATGGCCCAGAGCTGTCAATGGCAGCGAAAGAGCGTTTACAAACTCTCAAGGAGACCCAGGATGGTTTTGTGATTGCCGAGCGAGATTTGGCTTTGCGCGGACCGGGTGAATTACTGGGTTCAAAGCAATCAGGTGATGCGATGTTGCGCTTCATTGATTTACAAAAAGAGTCTTGGTTGATTGAAAAAACTCAAGAGCTAGCCAAGCAGCTCCTCAATAGTCACCCTGAGATTGCTCAGGAGCATTTATTGCGTTGGTTAGGCAATCGTGCTGAATACCTAAAAGCTTGA